Proteins from a single region of Akkermansiaceae bacterium:
- a CDS encoding glycosyltransferase, translated as MASRSPSEEFRILFLGNLFKEKGVLDLIDAVGKMALTYPSKIRLSLIGNWPNDDGKQEIESKIAALPPNVHCPAPHPAYGQEKWQLLANHDVFAFPSYYSSENLPLVVIEAMAASLPVVATDWRGIRSLVESGKTGLHIPIRDVDALANALAKVAAHPELSKSMGEAGRRKYEASLTSECHVNSMREILLEACQIP; from the coding sequence ATGGCTTCAAGGAGTCCTTCGGAAGAATTCCGGATTCTGTTCCTCGGAAACCTCTTCAAGGAAAAGGGAGTGCTGGACCTGATCGATGCCGTGGGCAAGATGGCCCTCACCTATCCCTCCAAGATCCGCTTGTCCTTGATCGGCAACTGGCCGAATGATGACGGCAAACAGGAGATTGAGAGCAAAATCGCCGCTCTCCCGCCCAATGTGCACTGCCCGGCGCCCCACCCCGCCTATGGGCAGGAAAAATGGCAACTGTTGGCGAACCACGACGTTTTCGCATTCCCCAGCTACTACAGTTCCGAAAACCTCCCGCTGGTGGTGATCGAAGCGATGGCCGCATCGCTCCCCGTGGTGGCAACCGACTGGCGGGGGATCAGGTCATTGGTTGAGAGCGGAAAAACCGGATTGCACATTCCCATTCGAGACGTGGATGCCTTGGCCAATGCTTTGGCCAAGGTAGCCGCCCATCCTGAACTCTCCAAGTCCATGGGAGAAGCGGGCAGGCGGAAATACGAAGCATCACTTACCTCGGAATGTCACGTGAACTCCATGCGTGAGATCCTCTTGGAAGCTTGCCAAATCCCATGA